TGACGAGGACGTACAGGCGCAGGTCGAACTTCTTGCCACCGATCAACAGCGGGTTGGAGATGTAGCGGCTGACAATGTACGAGCcaagcagcgcaccgccactgctgccaggGCCAGCTGGGGCTTGAAAGGTTGCTGTGCTGGTGGTGAAGCCAGGAGAGGTCGGGCTGCCCGGggagccgccaccgccactgttCGCCGTAGCGACTGCCGACTCCATGCTGCTCAGAAATGcagggcgctgctgctgctgaaccgACGACCACGCGCCAGGACCCCGGTTAGCAGAGCCAGTGGCCAGGAAAGAGCTGatgctctccacctcctttttctcccccaTCCAGCGCTGCAGGGAGCGTACGTCGTTGATGAGAAAAATGCCCTTGCCCTGCGACCGCGACGTCGGCTTCACAATCCACTGCGTGTCGCGCCGTCTCTGAAACTTCTCCTTGAACATACCCATGTCATTCGGGATATTGTAAGTGAGAGGGACGCTATCGGCAAAGCAAAACGACTTCACGCGGAGCGGCCTCCCGCGCTCACCGCCAGCAGACGCGAGCGTGGAGGAGTCTGCAGCCCCCTCGACGTCGGTGGCGTTGGCCGATGCTGAGGTCCAATCCGTGGCGGTGTGCAGTGTCAGACGAGCGTAGTTGTCCCCTTGGTTCTCTCGCAAGTAGCGTTTGATGTTCTTGTACATGAGGTCCTTGCGGGTCAGCTCCGCGTGATCGGGAAAGTGGTTGATAATCTGCTGGTCCTGCCACCTAAAGGCGCTGGAGCAGATCGTATGGCGGACGCGTCTAACGTGCATCCAGAAGAAGTGCCAGTCGCCGAGACCAATGTTCTTCTCATCGCCATCACCATGAGCAGAAACGCAGATCTCCTCAACATTAATGCgccgcgcacgcacgtgggaagaggcggcagcggcttcaTGCGCCACTGCACTGGAGCTCCTGTTCATGCGAGGTGACTCGTCCATCCGCCCACTCACCCCTTCAGTGGCTCCGGCGTTGGGGATCGACGGTGGTGACGAGAATGCTGCCGAGATCGTTGGATGTGTCTGCTCCTGTTGGTAGCGCTCGAACATGAAGTGAATCACCTGCTTATTAAGATCCGTCCGGTAGCGTAAGGTATAGTCGCCGTGATGGTgaccgct
This genomic interval from Leishmania panamensis strain MHOM/PA/94/PSC-1 chromosome 16 sequence contains the following:
- a CDS encoding tubulin tyrosine ligase, putative (TriTrypDB/GeneDB-style sysID: LpmP.16.0390) — translated: MSKAAPSAPARRTTRRLGRRALATPAATSKLPRSPLSAKQKKKAEPTERLVASDAASAPAPEVDADPIERPPQQHLEQPADVADMDEVHLQLQRTLPPEDSDDCSDDAIDADSLSADLAGDAGNINKNSGAASRVVMPVTSLAGKRHTKVVMGPGATSGASNGSGHHHGDYTLRYRTDLNKQVIHFMFERYQQEQTHPTISAAFSSPPSIPNAGATEGVSGRMDESPRMNRSSSAVAHEAAAASSHVRARRINVEEICVSAHGDGDEKNIGLGDWHFFWMHVRRVRHTICSSAFRWQDQQIINHFPDHAELTRKDLMYKNIKRYLRENQGDNYARLTLHTATDWTSASANATDVEGAADSSTLASAGGERGRPLRVKSFCFADSVPLTYNIPNDMGMFKEKFQRRRDTQWIVKPTSRSQGKGIFLINDVRSLQRWMGEKKEVESISSFLATGSANRGPGAWSSVQQQQRPAFLSSMESAVATANSGGGGSPGSPTSPGFTTSTATFQAPAGPGSSGGALLGSYIVSRYISNPLLIGGKKFDLRLYVLVTSYKPLVAYLHEDGFARFCATRYAGSSLAQEDLGSHLTNVALQKGDEHYNTSHGGKWSIQNLFLYLQKAYGPYAAEGMMRNIQFLIYHSLKAVEPVMFNDKHSYELYGYDILIDDNIDPHLIEVNASPSMSTTTVSDRLLKEQVLTDTMKIVFPPGYPTSNKGMPYWEYRLRTDLTTQQQTGFKLLQF